A genomic segment from Paenarthrobacter sp. A20 encodes:
- a CDS encoding MarR family transcriptional regulator, whose amino-acid sequence MLPAVIPAGVSRDHSPTADAAQAWASLAPLLAGQPRVRLSRDGGKTYPQKHERALTETLPTFPAAVRIFGKDGSCSAIFLDFDSSIAGIDWVEADVKSLQSWLHSCGARWIEDHSPNGGRHVYIPLATRVSFSEARDVVEALGTRYRTLDKSPHQNLLHGCMRTPGSPHKRGGHQVLAMSLSMAYDIAKRPNTVRVWDSIRQDLSDEIASVRALRLEQPLSWENGDPDAPQTIGRMSRPMQQMALSGLYDANRYASDSEARQAVLTAAAAAGMKLVEVQRRFLQGVWPGLASFYARYASHHRLPSLKRDWNNAIDYLRKNHGSRTGSNNARKSPTSQPNTQPLLGTPSNLDSSSEHRYLRSWRNALSLREPAYASSRSGLARRMVLRALGAAAHMTASRFVEFGDRSIAVATGLDHTTVGAHLRALRAENDPLVTLVERGQGTKGDLYMLTIPEGLRSAAEDLTWRKGKIHSLRPVFRELGLPAAFVYEALESTPGLTTTELVAQTRLSRTAVGESLEVLAAWNMISRNGARSWVIVATTSLQELAECFGVVEAVAAQLQRYRIERIVWREWLSKNVNTVAELLSPTDDYPWEAFEGPPDEWTLADMAFTRGV is encoded by the coding sequence GTGCTGCCAGCAGTCATACCCGCTGGCGTGTCTCGCGACCATTCCCCGACCGCTGATGCTGCGCAAGCTTGGGCCTCGCTAGCGCCTCTTCTCGCAGGTCAACCCCGTGTTCGCCTGTCCCGAGACGGCGGTAAGACCTATCCCCAAAAGCACGAACGCGCTCTGACTGAGACGCTACCCACTTTTCCTGCGGCAGTCCGGATCTTCGGGAAAGACGGTAGCTGCTCGGCCATCTTCCTCGACTTCGACTCCTCTATTGCAGGTATCGATTGGGTGGAAGCGGACGTGAAGTCCCTCCAATCGTGGCTGCACAGCTGTGGCGCCCGGTGGATTGAAGATCACTCCCCCAATGGTGGTCGGCACGTTTACATACCACTGGCGACAAGGGTTTCCTTTTCCGAGGCACGCGACGTTGTCGAGGCACTCGGCACTCGATACCGGACATTGGATAAATCTCCACACCAAAACCTTCTACACGGTTGCATGCGCACACCAGGATCTCCCCACAAGCGCGGCGGCCACCAGGTACTCGCCATGAGCCTCAGCATGGCGTACGACATTGCAAAACGCCCAAACACGGTTCGGGTCTGGGACTCAATACGCCAAGACTTGAGCGATGAAATCGCCAGTGTACGGGCCCTGAGGCTGGAACAGCCGCTTTCCTGGGAAAACGGAGACCCGGACGCACCGCAGACGATCGGACGGATGTCCAGGCCAATGCAGCAGATGGCGCTGTCGGGACTGTACGACGCGAACCGGTACGCCTCGGACTCGGAAGCCCGTCAGGCAGTCCTGACCGCAGCGGCCGCCGCTGGAATGAAACTTGTCGAGGTTCAACGACGGTTCCTCCAGGGTGTCTGGCCCGGACTCGCATCGTTCTACGCCCGCTACGCCTCCCATCACCGGCTCCCCTCCCTGAAGCGGGACTGGAACAACGCGATCGACTACCTACGAAAAAACCATGGCTCAAGAACGGGGAGTAACAATGCCCGTAAATCCCCCACAAGCCAGCCAAATACACAGCCCCTACTAGGAACACCCTCGAACCTAGATTCGAGTAGCGAGCATCGTTACCTGCGCTCCTGGAGAAACGCCCTGTCCCTGAGAGAGCCTGCATACGCCAGCTCCCGTAGCGGCCTGGCACGTCGGATGGTGTTAAGAGCGTTGGGCGCGGCCGCCCACATGACAGCGTCTCGATTTGTTGAGTTTGGTGATCGATCAATCGCCGTGGCGACTGGACTGGATCACACAACTGTGGGCGCTCACTTGCGGGCTTTGCGTGCTGAGAATGACCCGCTGGTGACGTTGGTAGAACGTGGCCAGGGAACTAAGGGTGATCTCTACATGCTGACGATCCCCGAAGGACTTCGCTCAGCAGCAGAGGATCTAACCTGGCGAAAGGGAAAGATTCACTCGCTCAGGCCGGTTTTCAGGGAGCTGGGTTTGCCGGCGGCGTTCGTTTACGAAGCCTTGGAGAGCACGCCAGGGCTCACAACGACGGAATTGGTCGCTCAGACAAGGTTGTCCAGAACCGCCGTTGGCGAAAGCCTCGAGGTCCTGGCAGCATGGAACATGATTTCAAGGAATGGCGCCCGGTCCTGGGTGATCGTAGCTACGACCTCCCTGCAGGAGCTCGCAGAATGCTTTGGTGTGGTGGAAGCTGTAGCTGCCCAACTCCAGAGATACCGCATTGAACGAATAGTGTGGAGGGAGTGGCTTTCAAAGAATGTGAACACAGTAGCGGAGCTCCTCTCCCCCACAGATGATTACCCTTGGGAGGCCTTCGAGGGGCCTCCTGATGAGTGGACCCTAGCTGATATGGCCTTCACTAGAGGGGTGTAA